A genomic window from Sorex araneus isolate mSorAra2 chromosome 2, mSorAra2.pri, whole genome shotgun sequence includes:
- the ARHGAP45 gene encoding rho GTPase-activating protein 45 isoform X2, which yields MLGRRRQQRRGARASYSPYRSALPGGDPSVVLLELPRKEGPDVSSLGPGLDPPGTVSAAKATGTLKRPTSLSRHASAAGFPLSGATSWALARGYRSPISAPSPSEPLAEGPGPEATEDVSHLLADVARFAEGLEKLKECVLRDDLLEARRPLAHECLGEALRVMRQVIAKYPLLSTVETLTAACNLIAKVKAFHYECNNESDKQEFEKALEAVAVTFSSTVSEFILGEVDSSTLLSVPPGDPSQSMENLCGQGADSTPTGTEDWEPGCPPPEEVDMLLQRCEGGVDAALQYSKSMAKYMKDLIGYLEKRTVLEMEFAKGLQKIVQNCRQGITQEPHMPLLSIYSLALEQDLEFGHGLVQAVSTLQTQTFIQPLNLRRLEHEKRRKEIKEMWHRAQRKLQEAESNLRKAKQGYVQRCEDHDKARSLVAKAEEEQAGSGPGAGGTVSKALDKRRRLEEEAKNKAEEAMATYRTCVADAKTQKQELEDTKVTVLRQIQEVIRQSDQTIKSVTISYYQMMQMQTAPLPVHFQMLYESSKLYDPGQQYASHVRQLQRGEEPYVHYDFEPHIPTNAWSPVMHVRKDSFSGGDAVGAEAAGTPPEEAVLAKEPRSERGHKVHKSRPSSISDPESGLDPSTGSDFKKFERTSSSGTMSSSEELAEQEGGPGAATFEQEDLSAMAPELPVAVPSGPFRHVGLSKAARTHRLRKLRTPAKCRECNSYVYFQGAECEECCLACHKKCLETLAIQCGHKKLQGRLQLFGQDFGQAARSTSDGVPFIIKKCICEIERRALHTKGIYRVNGVKTRVEKLCQAFENGKELVELSQAPPHDISNVLKLYLRQLPEPLISFRFYHELVGLAKDSLKAEAELKAASRGRLDAAESEAAAVAMASRLRELLRDLPHENRATLQYLLRHLRRIVEVEQDNKMTPGNLGIVFGPTLLRPRPTEATVSLSSLVDYPHQARVVETLIAHYGLVFEEEPEELSPQDGAASQRAEVVVQVSYPESSEEAEDGGQESRVASNDSDSELDETPDPLDSSVDSALQHLSFLETRAGAEVGDGEASLGGLGAERGPWEGLSAYNSNQSNNKPRPARLPAVRVRGGRVAVAGGLDRQPQFV from the exons ATGctggggcggcggcggcagcagcggcggggggcgcgcgccAGCTACAGCCCCTACCGGTCTGCGCTGCCAGGCGGGGACCCCAGCGTCGTGCTCCTG gagcTGCCTCGGAAGGAGGGGCCGGATGTGTCGTCCCTGGGACCTGGTCTGGACCCTCCAGGCACCGTCTCTGCTGCCAAGGCCACGGGCACCCTCAAGCGGCCCACGAGTCTCAGCCGCCATGCCAGCGCGGCCGGCTTCCCGCTGTCCGGTGCCACTTCCTGGGCGCTAGCCCGGGGTTACCGCAGCCCCATCTCGGCTCCCAGCCCGTCGGAGCCCCTGGCCGAGGGCCCTGGCCCTGAGGCCACGGAGGACGTCTCCCACCTGCTGGCCGACGTGGCTCGCTTTGCCGAGGGCCTGGAAAAGCTCAAGGAGTGTGTCCTGCGCGATG ACCTCCTGGAGGCCCGCCGGCCCCTGGCCCATGAGTGCCTAGGTGAGGCTCTCCGGGTGATGCGCCAGGTGATAGCCAAGTACCCGCTGCTGAGCACGGTGGAGACGCTGACAGCTGCCTGCAATCTCATCGCCAAGGTCAAAG CTTTCCATTACGAGTGCAACAATGAATCGGACAAGCAGGAGTTTGAGAAGGCACTGGAGGCTGTGGCTGTCACCTTCAGCAGCAC CGTGTCCGAGTTCATCTTGGGTGAAGTGGACAGTAGCACCCTCCTGTCGGTCCCTCCTGGGGACCCCAGCCAG TCCATGGAGAACCTTTGCGGACAGGGGGCCGACAGCACCCCAACGGGCACGGAGGACTGGGAACCAG gctgccCGCCCCCGGAAGAGGTGGATATGCTGCTGCAGCGCTGTGAGGGCGGCGTGGACGCGGCGCTGCAGTACTCCAAGAGCATGGCCAAGTACATGAAGGATCTCATTGGCTACCTGGAAAAGCGCACTGTGCTTG AGATGGAGTTTGCCAAAGGCCTGCAGAAGATCGTTCAAAACTGCCGACAGGGCATCACGCAGGag CCCCACATGCCGCTTCTGTCCATCTACTCGCTGGCCCTTGAGCAGGACCTGGAGTTTGGCCACGGCCTGGTGCAGGCGGTGAGCACGCTACAAACACAGACTTTTATCCAG CCCTTGAACCTGCGGAGGCTGGAACACGAAAAGCGCAGGAAGGAGATTAAGGAGATGTGGCACCGTGCCCAGAGGAAGCTG cAAGAGGCGGAGTCGAATCTGCGCAAGGCCAAACAGGGCTACGTGCAGCGCTGCGAGGACCATGACAAAGCTCGCTCCTTGGTGGCCAAGGCGGAGGAGGAACAGGCTGGCTCTGGGCCCGGGGCCGGTGGCACCGTCTCAAAGGCCTTGGACAAGCGGCGGCGCCTGGAGGAGGAGGCCAAGAACAAG gcagaggAAGCCATGGCCACATACCGCACCTGCGTAGCTGATgccaagacacagaagcaggaactGGAGGACACCAAGGTGACGGTGCTGCGACAGATCCAGGAGGTCATCCGACAGAGTGACCAGACCATCAAGTCG GTCACCATCTCCTACTACCAGATGATGCAGATGCAGACAGCGCCGCTGCCCGTGCACTTCCAGATGCTGTATGAGAGCAGCAAGCTGTACGACCCGGGCCAGCAGTACGCCTCGCACGTGCGCCAGCTGCAGCGCGGCGAAGAGCCCTACGTGCACTACGACTTCGAaccccacatccccaccaatgCCTG GTCGCCAGTCATGCACGTCCGCAAAGATAGCTTCAGCGGTGGGGATGCTGTGGGGGCCGAGGCAGCGGGCACCCCACCAGAGGAAGCGGTACTGGCCAAGGAGCCCAGAA GTGAACGCGGCCACAAGGTACATAAGTCTCGGCCCAGCTCCATCTCAGATCCAGAGAGTGGACTGGACCCCAGCACTGGCTCAG ACTTTAAGAAGTTCGAGCGCACGTCGTCCAGTGGTACCATGTCCTCCAGCGaggagctggcagagcaggaaggTGGTCCTGGGGCTGCCACCTTCGAACAGG AGGACCTCAGCGCCATGGCCCCCGAGCTGCCCGTGGCCGTGCCCAGCGGTCCCTTCCGCCACGTGGGTCTGTCCAAGGCGGCGCGCACGCACCGGCTCCGCAAGCTGCGCACACCCGCCAAGTGCCGGGAGTGTAACAGCTACGTCTACTTCCAGGGCGCGGAGTGCGAGGAG TGCTGCCTGGCCTGCCACAAGAAGTGTCTGGAGACTCTGGCCATCCAGTGCGGCCACAAGAAACTGCAGGGCCGCCTGCAGCTCTTCGGCCAAGACTTCGGCCAGGCAGCCCGCAGCACCTCGGATGGTGTGCCCTTCATCATCAAGAAGTGCATCTGTGAGATTGAGCGGCGTGCCCTGCACACTAAG GGCATCTACCGGGTCAACGGGGTGAAGACCCGTGTGGAGAAGCTGTGCCAGGCCTTTGAGAACGGCAAGGAACTGGTGGAGCTgtcacaggccccgccccacgaCATCAGCAATGTCCTCAAGCTCTACCTGCGCCAG CTGCCCGAGCCGCTCATTTCATTCCGCTTCTACCACGAGCTTGTGGGGCTGGCCAAGGACAGTCTCAAGGCGGAAGCCGAGCTCAAGGCGGCTTCCCGGGGCCGGCTGGATGCGGCCGAGAGCGAGGCTGCAGCGGTGGCCATGGCCAGCCGGCTGCGGGAGCTCCTGCGGGACCTGCCGCACGAGAATCGCGCCACGCTACAGTATCTTCTACGCCATCTGCGCAG GATTGTGGAGGTGGAGCAAGACAACAAGATGACCCCCGGGAATCTGGGCATCGTGTTTGGACCCACACTGCTGCGGCCACGCCCCACAGAGGCCACTGTGTCCCTCTCATCCCTGGTGGATTATCCCCACCAGGCCCGCGTCGTGGAGACCCTCATCGCCCATTATGGCCTGGTCTTTGAAGAGGAGCCCGAGGAG CTGTCACCGCAGGACGGGGCAGCCAGCCAGCGGGCAGAAGTGGTGGTGCAGGTGTCATACCCAGAGTCCAGCGAGGAGGCTGAGGATGGAGGTCAAG AATCTCGCGTCGCCTCCAACGACTCAGATTCGGAACTGGACGAGACCCCGGACCCGCTGGACTCCTCCGTGGACAGTGCCCTCCAGCACCTCAGCTTCCTGGAGACGCGGGCAGGCGCGGAAGTGGGGGACGGCGAGGCGTCGCTCGGGGGCCTGGGGGCCGAGCGCGGGCCCTGGGAAGGGCTGTCCGCGTACAACTCCAACCAGTCCAACAACAAGCCTCGGCCCGCGAGGCTGCCCGCCGTGAGGGTGCGCGGGGGCCGGGTGGCCGTGGCCGGTGGCCTGGACAGGCAGCCACAGTTTGTCTAG
- the ARHGAP45 gene encoding rho GTPase-activating protein 45 isoform X3 codes for MFSRKKRELIKTPSISKKNRAGSPSPQLAGELPRKEGPDVSSLGPGLDPPGTVSAAKATGTLKRPTSLSRHASAAGFPLSGATSWALARGYRSPISAPSPSEPLAEGPGPEATEDVSHLLADVARFAEGLEKLKECVLRDDLLEARRPLAHECLGEALRVMRQVIAKYPLLSTVETLTAACNLIAKVKAFHYECNNESDKQEFEKALEAVAVTFSSTVSEFILGEVDSSTLLSVPPGDPSQSMENLCGQGADSTPTGTEDWEPGCPPPEEVDMLLQRCEGGVDAALQYSKSMAKYMKDLIGYLEKRTVLEMEFAKGLQKIVQNCRQGITQEPHMPLLSIYSLALEQDLEFGHGLVQAVSTLQTQTFIQPLNLRRLEHEKRRKEIKEMWHRAQRKLQEAESNLRKAKQGYVQRCEDHDKARSLVAKAEEEQAGSGPGAGGTVSKALDKRRRLEEEAKNKAEEAMATYRTCVADAKTQKQELEDTKVTVLRQIQEVIRQSDQTIKSVTISYYQMMQMQTAPLPVHFQMLYESSKLYDPGQQYASHVRQLQRGEEPYVHYDFEPHIPTNAWSPVMHVRKDSFSGGDAVGAEAAGTPPEEAVLAKEPRSERGHKVHKSRPSSISDPESGLDPSTGSGDFKKFERTSSSGTMSSSEELAEQEGGPGAATFEQEDLSAMAPELPVAVPSGPFRHVGLSKAARTHRLRKLRTPAKCRECNSYVYFQGAECEECCLACHKKCLETLAIQCGHKKLQGRLQLFGQDFGQAARSTSDGVPFIIKKCICEIERRALHTKGIYRVNGVKTRVEKLCQAFENGKELVELSQAPPHDISNVLKLYLRQLPEPLISFRFYHELVGLAKDSLKAEAELKAASRGRLDAAESEAAAVAMASRLRELLRDLPHENRATLQYLLRHLRRIVEVEQDNKMTPGNLGIVFGPTLLRPRPTEATVSLSSLVDYPHQARVVETLIAHYGLVFEEEPEELSPQDGAASQRAEVVVQVSYPESSEEAEDGGQESRVASNDSDSELDETPDPLDSSVDSALQHLSFLETRAGAEVGDGEASLGGLGAERGPWEGLSAYNSNQSNNKPRPARLPAVRVRGGRVAVAGGLDRQPQFV; via the exons ATGTTCTCCAGGAAGAAGCGGGAGCTCATAAAAACCCCTTCCATCTCGAAAAAGAACCGGGCGGGAAGCCCCAGCCCGCAGCTCGCCGGG gagcTGCCTCGGAAGGAGGGGCCGGATGTGTCGTCCCTGGGACCTGGTCTGGACCCTCCAGGCACCGTCTCTGCTGCCAAGGCCACGGGCACCCTCAAGCGGCCCACGAGTCTCAGCCGCCATGCCAGCGCGGCCGGCTTCCCGCTGTCCGGTGCCACTTCCTGGGCGCTAGCCCGGGGTTACCGCAGCCCCATCTCGGCTCCCAGCCCGTCGGAGCCCCTGGCCGAGGGCCCTGGCCCTGAGGCCACGGAGGACGTCTCCCACCTGCTGGCCGACGTGGCTCGCTTTGCCGAGGGCCTGGAAAAGCTCAAGGAGTGTGTCCTGCGCGATG ACCTCCTGGAGGCCCGCCGGCCCCTGGCCCATGAGTGCCTAGGTGAGGCTCTCCGGGTGATGCGCCAGGTGATAGCCAAGTACCCGCTGCTGAGCACGGTGGAGACGCTGACAGCTGCCTGCAATCTCATCGCCAAGGTCAAAG CTTTCCATTACGAGTGCAACAATGAATCGGACAAGCAGGAGTTTGAGAAGGCACTGGAGGCTGTGGCTGTCACCTTCAGCAGCAC CGTGTCCGAGTTCATCTTGGGTGAAGTGGACAGTAGCACCCTCCTGTCGGTCCCTCCTGGGGACCCCAGCCAG TCCATGGAGAACCTTTGCGGACAGGGGGCCGACAGCACCCCAACGGGCACGGAGGACTGGGAACCAG gctgccCGCCCCCGGAAGAGGTGGATATGCTGCTGCAGCGCTGTGAGGGCGGCGTGGACGCGGCGCTGCAGTACTCCAAGAGCATGGCCAAGTACATGAAGGATCTCATTGGCTACCTGGAAAAGCGCACTGTGCTTG AGATGGAGTTTGCCAAAGGCCTGCAGAAGATCGTTCAAAACTGCCGACAGGGCATCACGCAGGag CCCCACATGCCGCTTCTGTCCATCTACTCGCTGGCCCTTGAGCAGGACCTGGAGTTTGGCCACGGCCTGGTGCAGGCGGTGAGCACGCTACAAACACAGACTTTTATCCAG CCCTTGAACCTGCGGAGGCTGGAACACGAAAAGCGCAGGAAGGAGATTAAGGAGATGTGGCACCGTGCCCAGAGGAAGCTG cAAGAGGCGGAGTCGAATCTGCGCAAGGCCAAACAGGGCTACGTGCAGCGCTGCGAGGACCATGACAAAGCTCGCTCCTTGGTGGCCAAGGCGGAGGAGGAACAGGCTGGCTCTGGGCCCGGGGCCGGTGGCACCGTCTCAAAGGCCTTGGACAAGCGGCGGCGCCTGGAGGAGGAGGCCAAGAACAAG gcagaggAAGCCATGGCCACATACCGCACCTGCGTAGCTGATgccaagacacagaagcaggaactGGAGGACACCAAGGTGACGGTGCTGCGACAGATCCAGGAGGTCATCCGACAGAGTGACCAGACCATCAAGTCG GTCACCATCTCCTACTACCAGATGATGCAGATGCAGACAGCGCCGCTGCCCGTGCACTTCCAGATGCTGTATGAGAGCAGCAAGCTGTACGACCCGGGCCAGCAGTACGCCTCGCACGTGCGCCAGCTGCAGCGCGGCGAAGAGCCCTACGTGCACTACGACTTCGAaccccacatccccaccaatgCCTG GTCGCCAGTCATGCACGTCCGCAAAGATAGCTTCAGCGGTGGGGATGCTGTGGGGGCCGAGGCAGCGGGCACCCCACCAGAGGAAGCGGTACTGGCCAAGGAGCCCAGAA GTGAACGCGGCCACAAGGTACATAAGTCTCGGCCCAGCTCCATCTCAGATCCAGAGAGTGGACTGGACCCCAGCACTGGCTCAG GAGACTTTAAGAAGTTCGAGCGCACGTCGTCCAGTGGTACCATGTCCTCCAGCGaggagctggcagagcaggaaggTGGTCCTGGGGCTGCCACCTTCGAACAGG AGGACCTCAGCGCCATGGCCCCCGAGCTGCCCGTGGCCGTGCCCAGCGGTCCCTTCCGCCACGTGGGTCTGTCCAAGGCGGCGCGCACGCACCGGCTCCGCAAGCTGCGCACACCCGCCAAGTGCCGGGAGTGTAACAGCTACGTCTACTTCCAGGGCGCGGAGTGCGAGGAG TGCTGCCTGGCCTGCCACAAGAAGTGTCTGGAGACTCTGGCCATCCAGTGCGGCCACAAGAAACTGCAGGGCCGCCTGCAGCTCTTCGGCCAAGACTTCGGCCAGGCAGCCCGCAGCACCTCGGATGGTGTGCCCTTCATCATCAAGAAGTGCATCTGTGAGATTGAGCGGCGTGCCCTGCACACTAAG GGCATCTACCGGGTCAACGGGGTGAAGACCCGTGTGGAGAAGCTGTGCCAGGCCTTTGAGAACGGCAAGGAACTGGTGGAGCTgtcacaggccccgccccacgaCATCAGCAATGTCCTCAAGCTCTACCTGCGCCAG CTGCCCGAGCCGCTCATTTCATTCCGCTTCTACCACGAGCTTGTGGGGCTGGCCAAGGACAGTCTCAAGGCGGAAGCCGAGCTCAAGGCGGCTTCCCGGGGCCGGCTGGATGCGGCCGAGAGCGAGGCTGCAGCGGTGGCCATGGCCAGCCGGCTGCGGGAGCTCCTGCGGGACCTGCCGCACGAGAATCGCGCCACGCTACAGTATCTTCTACGCCATCTGCGCAG GATTGTGGAGGTGGAGCAAGACAACAAGATGACCCCCGGGAATCTGGGCATCGTGTTTGGACCCACACTGCTGCGGCCACGCCCCACAGAGGCCACTGTGTCCCTCTCATCCCTGGTGGATTATCCCCACCAGGCCCGCGTCGTGGAGACCCTCATCGCCCATTATGGCCTGGTCTTTGAAGAGGAGCCCGAGGAG CTGTCACCGCAGGACGGGGCAGCCAGCCAGCGGGCAGAAGTGGTGGTGCAGGTGTCATACCCAGAGTCCAGCGAGGAGGCTGAGGATGGAGGTCAAG AATCTCGCGTCGCCTCCAACGACTCAGATTCGGAACTGGACGAGACCCCGGACCCGCTGGACTCCTCCGTGGACAGTGCCCTCCAGCACCTCAGCTTCCTGGAGACGCGGGCAGGCGCGGAAGTGGGGGACGGCGAGGCGTCGCTCGGGGGCCTGGGGGCCGAGCGCGGGCCCTGGGAAGGGCTGTCCGCGTACAACTCCAACCAGTCCAACAACAAGCCTCGGCCCGCGAGGCTGCCCGCCGTGAGGGTGCGCGGGGGCCGGGTGGCCGTGGCCGGTGGCCTGGACAGGCAGCCACAGTTTGTCTAG
- the ARHGAP45 gene encoding rho GTPase-activating protein 45 isoform X1 translates to MLGRRRQQRRGARASYSPYRSALPGGDPSVVLLELPRKEGPDVSSLGPGLDPPGTVSAAKATGTLKRPTSLSRHASAAGFPLSGATSWALARGYRSPISAPSPSEPLAEGPGPEATEDVSHLLADVARFAEGLEKLKECVLRDDLLEARRPLAHECLGEALRVMRQVIAKYPLLSTVETLTAACNLIAKVKAFHYECNNESDKQEFEKALEAVAVTFSSTVSEFILGEVDSSTLLSVPPGDPSQSMENLCGQGADSTPTGTEDWEPGCPPPEEVDMLLQRCEGGVDAALQYSKSMAKYMKDLIGYLEKRTVLEMEFAKGLQKIVQNCRQGITQEPHMPLLSIYSLALEQDLEFGHGLVQAVSTLQTQTFIQPLNLRRLEHEKRRKEIKEMWHRAQRKLQEAESNLRKAKQGYVQRCEDHDKARSLVAKAEEEQAGSGPGAGGTVSKALDKRRRLEEEAKNKAEEAMATYRTCVADAKTQKQELEDTKVTVLRQIQEVIRQSDQTIKSVTISYYQMMQMQTAPLPVHFQMLYESSKLYDPGQQYASHVRQLQRGEEPYVHYDFEPHIPTNAWSPVMHVRKDSFSGGDAVGAEAAGTPPEEAVLAKEPRSERGHKVHKSRPSSISDPESGLDPSTGSGDFKKFERTSSSGTMSSSEELAEQEGGPGAATFEQEDLSAMAPELPVAVPSGPFRHVGLSKAARTHRLRKLRTPAKCRECNSYVYFQGAECEECCLACHKKCLETLAIQCGHKKLQGRLQLFGQDFGQAARSTSDGVPFIIKKCICEIERRALHTKGIYRVNGVKTRVEKLCQAFENGKELVELSQAPPHDISNVLKLYLRQLPEPLISFRFYHELVGLAKDSLKAEAELKAASRGRLDAAESEAAAVAMASRLRELLRDLPHENRATLQYLLRHLRRIVEVEQDNKMTPGNLGIVFGPTLLRPRPTEATVSLSSLVDYPHQARVVETLIAHYGLVFEEEPEELSPQDGAASQRAEVVVQVSYPESSEEAEDGGQESRVASNDSDSELDETPDPLDSSVDSALQHLSFLETRAGAEVGDGEASLGGLGAERGPWEGLSAYNSNQSNNKPRPARLPAVRVRGGRVAVAGGLDRQPQFV, encoded by the exons ATGctggggcggcggcggcagcagcggcggggggcgcgcgccAGCTACAGCCCCTACCGGTCTGCGCTGCCAGGCGGGGACCCCAGCGTCGTGCTCCTG gagcTGCCTCGGAAGGAGGGGCCGGATGTGTCGTCCCTGGGACCTGGTCTGGACCCTCCAGGCACCGTCTCTGCTGCCAAGGCCACGGGCACCCTCAAGCGGCCCACGAGTCTCAGCCGCCATGCCAGCGCGGCCGGCTTCCCGCTGTCCGGTGCCACTTCCTGGGCGCTAGCCCGGGGTTACCGCAGCCCCATCTCGGCTCCCAGCCCGTCGGAGCCCCTGGCCGAGGGCCCTGGCCCTGAGGCCACGGAGGACGTCTCCCACCTGCTGGCCGACGTGGCTCGCTTTGCCGAGGGCCTGGAAAAGCTCAAGGAGTGTGTCCTGCGCGATG ACCTCCTGGAGGCCCGCCGGCCCCTGGCCCATGAGTGCCTAGGTGAGGCTCTCCGGGTGATGCGCCAGGTGATAGCCAAGTACCCGCTGCTGAGCACGGTGGAGACGCTGACAGCTGCCTGCAATCTCATCGCCAAGGTCAAAG CTTTCCATTACGAGTGCAACAATGAATCGGACAAGCAGGAGTTTGAGAAGGCACTGGAGGCTGTGGCTGTCACCTTCAGCAGCAC CGTGTCCGAGTTCATCTTGGGTGAAGTGGACAGTAGCACCCTCCTGTCGGTCCCTCCTGGGGACCCCAGCCAG TCCATGGAGAACCTTTGCGGACAGGGGGCCGACAGCACCCCAACGGGCACGGAGGACTGGGAACCAG gctgccCGCCCCCGGAAGAGGTGGATATGCTGCTGCAGCGCTGTGAGGGCGGCGTGGACGCGGCGCTGCAGTACTCCAAGAGCATGGCCAAGTACATGAAGGATCTCATTGGCTACCTGGAAAAGCGCACTGTGCTTG AGATGGAGTTTGCCAAAGGCCTGCAGAAGATCGTTCAAAACTGCCGACAGGGCATCACGCAGGag CCCCACATGCCGCTTCTGTCCATCTACTCGCTGGCCCTTGAGCAGGACCTGGAGTTTGGCCACGGCCTGGTGCAGGCGGTGAGCACGCTACAAACACAGACTTTTATCCAG CCCTTGAACCTGCGGAGGCTGGAACACGAAAAGCGCAGGAAGGAGATTAAGGAGATGTGGCACCGTGCCCAGAGGAAGCTG cAAGAGGCGGAGTCGAATCTGCGCAAGGCCAAACAGGGCTACGTGCAGCGCTGCGAGGACCATGACAAAGCTCGCTCCTTGGTGGCCAAGGCGGAGGAGGAACAGGCTGGCTCTGGGCCCGGGGCCGGTGGCACCGTCTCAAAGGCCTTGGACAAGCGGCGGCGCCTGGAGGAGGAGGCCAAGAACAAG gcagaggAAGCCATGGCCACATACCGCACCTGCGTAGCTGATgccaagacacagaagcaggaactGGAGGACACCAAGGTGACGGTGCTGCGACAGATCCAGGAGGTCATCCGACAGAGTGACCAGACCATCAAGTCG GTCACCATCTCCTACTACCAGATGATGCAGATGCAGACAGCGCCGCTGCCCGTGCACTTCCAGATGCTGTATGAGAGCAGCAAGCTGTACGACCCGGGCCAGCAGTACGCCTCGCACGTGCGCCAGCTGCAGCGCGGCGAAGAGCCCTACGTGCACTACGACTTCGAaccccacatccccaccaatgCCTG GTCGCCAGTCATGCACGTCCGCAAAGATAGCTTCAGCGGTGGGGATGCTGTGGGGGCCGAGGCAGCGGGCACCCCACCAGAGGAAGCGGTACTGGCCAAGGAGCCCAGAA GTGAACGCGGCCACAAGGTACATAAGTCTCGGCCCAGCTCCATCTCAGATCCAGAGAGTGGACTGGACCCCAGCACTGGCTCAG GAGACTTTAAGAAGTTCGAGCGCACGTCGTCCAGTGGTACCATGTCCTCCAGCGaggagctggcagagcaggaaggTGGTCCTGGGGCTGCCACCTTCGAACAGG AGGACCTCAGCGCCATGGCCCCCGAGCTGCCCGTGGCCGTGCCCAGCGGTCCCTTCCGCCACGTGGGTCTGTCCAAGGCGGCGCGCACGCACCGGCTCCGCAAGCTGCGCACACCCGCCAAGTGCCGGGAGTGTAACAGCTACGTCTACTTCCAGGGCGCGGAGTGCGAGGAG TGCTGCCTGGCCTGCCACAAGAAGTGTCTGGAGACTCTGGCCATCCAGTGCGGCCACAAGAAACTGCAGGGCCGCCTGCAGCTCTTCGGCCAAGACTTCGGCCAGGCAGCCCGCAGCACCTCGGATGGTGTGCCCTTCATCATCAAGAAGTGCATCTGTGAGATTGAGCGGCGTGCCCTGCACACTAAG GGCATCTACCGGGTCAACGGGGTGAAGACCCGTGTGGAGAAGCTGTGCCAGGCCTTTGAGAACGGCAAGGAACTGGTGGAGCTgtcacaggccccgccccacgaCATCAGCAATGTCCTCAAGCTCTACCTGCGCCAG CTGCCCGAGCCGCTCATTTCATTCCGCTTCTACCACGAGCTTGTGGGGCTGGCCAAGGACAGTCTCAAGGCGGAAGCCGAGCTCAAGGCGGCTTCCCGGGGCCGGCTGGATGCGGCCGAGAGCGAGGCTGCAGCGGTGGCCATGGCCAGCCGGCTGCGGGAGCTCCTGCGGGACCTGCCGCACGAGAATCGCGCCACGCTACAGTATCTTCTACGCCATCTGCGCAG GATTGTGGAGGTGGAGCAAGACAACAAGATGACCCCCGGGAATCTGGGCATCGTGTTTGGACCCACACTGCTGCGGCCACGCCCCACAGAGGCCACTGTGTCCCTCTCATCCCTGGTGGATTATCCCCACCAGGCCCGCGTCGTGGAGACCCTCATCGCCCATTATGGCCTGGTCTTTGAAGAGGAGCCCGAGGAG CTGTCACCGCAGGACGGGGCAGCCAGCCAGCGGGCAGAAGTGGTGGTGCAGGTGTCATACCCAGAGTCCAGCGAGGAGGCTGAGGATGGAGGTCAAG AATCTCGCGTCGCCTCCAACGACTCAGATTCGGAACTGGACGAGACCCCGGACCCGCTGGACTCCTCCGTGGACAGTGCCCTCCAGCACCTCAGCTTCCTGGAGACGCGGGCAGGCGCGGAAGTGGGGGACGGCGAGGCGTCGCTCGGGGGCCTGGGGGCCGAGCGCGGGCCCTGGGAAGGGCTGTCCGCGTACAACTCCAACCAGTCCAACAACAAGCCTCGGCCCGCGAGGCTGCCCGCCGTGAGGGTGCGCGGGGGCCGGGTGGCCGTGGCCGGTGGCCTGGACAGGCAGCCACAGTTTGTCTAG